In Lacinutrix sp. Bg11-31, the DNA window GTTAACAGAATAAAATAGACAGTAAGTTACCTATAACAAAAAGACCAGAGAAGCTAACTTCTCTGGTTTTTTTGTTTTTATTAAAATCTATTTAAAAAGCTAACCTAATAAAAGTTAGAATTTAAAAGTTAAGCCTCCACTAATTGTTGTTCCATTAGTACCAAATTGACTAACTTCCCAAGGATATTTAAATCGGCCTCCAAGATCGGTTACAACATCTCCACCAGTTTCAATTTCATCTGGATATACATCTAACAAATTACTTACTGAAAGTGATGCAGAAAGCCGATTACTAAATTCATATCCAAAATTTAAATCTGTAATAATTTTTCCTGAAAATGTTTGATCTTTATCTACATCTGTAGCATGTTGCCAAGTCACTTCCCCAAAATAGGTGTTATTTAAGGCAAAACTCCATTTGTTTAATTCATAATCAAATCCTAATAATGCTTTTGTTTTTGGTCTAGAAGAAAGAATTCTTGATTGTTCTTTTCTATTAAAAATATCATACCCATTTTCATCAAGTAAAGTTGGTGTATCAATCTTACCATCTATTTCTGTATTATTAAAATTCGCTGCTAATGTAGCTGTTAATTTACCTTTACCTAATTCAATATTTCTATAATTAGCAACCAAATCTACACCTGTAGTATTAGTGCTTACTGCATTAACAAAGAATTTTAAGCTTGTTATAGAGTTATCAATTAGTATCTGCTCTACTGGGTTAGTTGTTCCATCATCACCATCATAACCTATTTCATTAGTAAACAAAACACGATTATCTACTTTTACATTGTAGAAATCTAGAGATAATGATAAATTCCTTAAAGGCTTGTATGTTATTCCTGCAGAAATATTTTTTGCAGTTTCTGCTGTTAATTGCGGGACACCTAAACCATCTCTAATTATTGGATCTACATTATTAAAAGTTCCTTGATTAGAAATTGTACCACCAGAAACTAACGTTTGCACATTACTTAAATAAATTTGATGTAACGAAGGCGCTCTAAATCCTGTACCATAAGAAGCTCTAATTGCTCCTTTATCTCCTAAAGAGTAACGCCCGTTTAATTTCCATGAGGTATTATCTCCAAAATCACTAAAATCCTCATAACGAACAGCACCACCAATTAAAATATTTTCAGTTGGTTCCCAGTCAATAGCTCCATAAACTCCATAATTATCTCTAGTAGCTTTTACAGCATTACTAGGCTGCAAACCTGGAAAAGATTGTGCTCCTCCCGATCCTGTTGGATTATAATAAGATGCTGCATCACCTGCTTTGGCTGTAAAACGTTCACCTTTTACTTCTGCACCAAAAGAAACTACAAACGCTCCAATTTCTTTGCTTAAGTCTAAATTAGCCAGTGTATTACTAAATGTGTATGCACCAACATCAAAAGATGTTGGGCTTCTAGCACCTAAATCTACATTCAAGGTATTATTAACTTCGTAGTCTACTCCATTTCTTCCATAAGTACCACTTAAATCAACATTAAAGCCAAATAAATCCCACTTAAATCCTGCAGTTATATTATTATCTACAATATCAGTTTCAAATGTTGGTTGAAAACCTTGATATTCCGTTCCTGCATCATGTAATAGATTATGAGGATCTTGAACCCAATAAGGTGTACGGTACAACGCAAAACTCTTTCCTGTTCTATGCGTTAGCCCTCCAAATGTATAAAACTCTGCTCCTTTAGTACCAATTGGAGCTCCTGCATTTACAAAAATATCCATTATTTTTAATTCTGGTTGGCCAACCGTCATTCCTAAATCAGGATTTTCTGTCAACCATGAACCATATGTAGGGTCGTCTGCTGCAACTCCAAATAAATCATCTTTCCCAGGTGTTCCTGCGCGATTTGTTTGTTCTTGTTCATAATATCCTAAAGTAAAATTTAAATAACCTCCTTCTTCCCCAAGGTTTATCGATGTATTTAAATCTGCACCAAAATTAAAACCATCTCCTTCTGTAGTTACTCCTGCTTTTGCACTAACTGTAGTAAACTCAACATCTTTTTTTAAGACCATGTTTATTACTCCTGCTATAGCATCTGAGCCATATTGAGCAGAAGCTCCATCTCTCAAAACCTCAATACGTTCAATAGCTGCTGCTGGTACACTTTTTAAATCAACACCAACTTCTCCTTTACCAGGAGTATCGTTAATATATACTAATGCACTTTGATTTTTACGTTTACCATTTACCAACACAAGTGTTCTACTTGGTCCTAATCCTCTCAAATCTGCAGGATCAAAATGTGCTGTTCCGTCAGAAATAGATTGAGTTGTAGAGTTAAAAGATGGCACTTTATAAGTTAACATCTTATCTACAGTAGGTTGCCCTGTTTTTTTTAGTTCTGCAACACCTATATTATCGATAGGTACAGGAGAATCTAAAATAGTTCTTGGTTTAGCCCTATTTCCAACCAAAACAATTTCATCTAATGATACACCAGGCAGTAGAGTTACATTTACAACACTACTATTAACTGTAATTTCTTGTAGATTGTAGCCAACGTAGGAAAAAACTAACACATCTCCATTATTTGCATCAATGGAATAATTGCCATCAAAATCTGTGGTTACTCCATTAGTTGTTCCTTTTACTACAACCGAAGCTCCTGGTATTTGCCCTGAATCATCAGAAACTTTCCCTGTTACTTGTTGCGCATTAATAAGATGTGATACTCCCAAGAATAGGAACAGCATCATAAAGAGATTTTTTTTCATAATCTATAGTTTAAATTAATTAGTAAAAACACAATAAAACTGTTAAATATCTAAGTATTAATGTTTTTTAATAAATTAAAAATAAGAAAATAACAACAAATCAAACCTATTATTGTAAAATAATAAGTTTTGAATCATCAATTAAAGTCAAATATATAAATGTTAAATTTGCATTTTAAAATAAAATTCCATGTACAGAAGTCATAATTGCGGTGAGTTAACTGCAAAACATATAAATTCAGAAATCACCTTATCTGGTTGGGTTCAAAAATCAAGAGACAAAGGTTTTATTGTTTGGGTAGATTTACGCGACCGTTACGGTATTACTCAACTTGTTTTCGACGAAGAGAGAACCTCTAAAGACATGCTTGAAAAAGCACAGAAACTAGGTCGTGAATTCGTTGTCCAAGTAAAAGGAACTGTAATAGAGCGTGCTTCAAAAAATCCAAGTATGCCAACTGGTGATATTGAGATTTTAGTTTCAGAATTAAATATCTTAAACGAAGCGCTTCTTCCTCCTTTTACTATTGAAGACAAAACAGATGGAGGAGAAGATATTAGAATGAAATATCGCTATTTAGACATAAGACGTAACCCTGTAAAAAACAACTTAATTTTTAGAGCCAAAGTAACACAAGAGGTTAGAAACTTTTTGTCAAACCAAGACTTTATAGAAGTTGAAACTCCTTATTTAATTAAATCTACTCCAGAAGGAGCTCGTGATTTTGTTGTGCCTTCTCGTATGAATGAAGGTGAATTTTACGCACTACCACAATCGCCTCAAACTTTTAAGCAATTGCTTATGGTTGGTGGTATGGATAAATATTTCCAGATTGTAAAATGTTTTAGAGATGAAGATTTACGTGCAGACAGACAACCAGAATTTACACAAATTGATTGTGAAATGGCGTTTGTTGAGCAAGAAGATATTTTAAATGTTTTTGAAGGATTAACACGTCACTTACTAAAAGAAGTAAATGGTGTTGAAATCGATAAATTCCCAAGAATGTTGTACGATGATGCGATGCGTTTATACGGAAACGACAAGCCAGATATTAGATTTGGAATGGAGTTTGGGGAATTAAACGAAGTTGCACAACATAAAGAATTTGGTGTTTTTAACACTGCAGAATTAGTTGTTGGTATTGCAGTTCCTGGAGGAAACGCTTACACAAGAAAAGAAATTGATAAATTAATCGACTGGGTAAAGCGCCCTCAAGTTGGTGCTTTAGGTATGATTTATTCTCGTTGCAATGACGATGGGACATTTAAATCTTCGGTAGATAAATTCTACGATCAAGACGATTTAGAAAAATGGGCTAAAATTACAGGCGCAAAAGCAGGCGATTTAGTTTGTGTACTATCTGGAGAAACTAACAAAGTACGTGCGCAGTTAAGCGCTTTACGTATGGAATTAGCAACACGTTTAGGCTTACGCGATCCAAAAGTATTTGCTCCACTATGGGTAATTGATTTTCCATTATTAGAATTAGACGAAGAAACTGGTCATTATCATGCAATGCACCATCCGTTTACTTCTCCAAAACCAGGTCAAATAGAATTATTAGACACTAATCCTGGAGATGTTAAAGCTAATGCTTACGATTTAGTATTAAACGGAAACGAAATTGGTGGTGGTTCTATAAGAATACACGATAAAGCTACACAGGCAATCATGTTAAAACACTTAGGTTTTAGCGATGAAGATGCAAAAGCACAGTTTGGTTTCTTAATGGATGCTTTCGAATATGGTGCACCTCCACATGGTGGACTTGCCTTTGGTTTAGATAGATTAGTTGCTATTTTAGGCGGACAAGAAACAATTAGAGATTTTATTGCCTTCCCGAAAAACAATTCTGGTCGCGATGTAATGATAGATGCTCCTGCCCCAATTGACGCAGCACAGTTAAAAGAATTAAGTTTAAAGCTTGATTTGTAGTTTATACCTTCAAGTTAACCGTTTATAAATCAATCCTGCTTTTTGCAGGATTTTTTTGTTAGATTAGATTTATGAAACGAAAGAAAGTCTTTAAAATTATTGGAATAGTACTCTTAATAATTATTATAGCCATAGCCGGAATTATTGGTTACGGCTATTACTATTACACAGAAGCTCACAATACAGAAAACAAACCTTACCAAAACTACATTGGCTATATAGACCAAGATAAAGCGCTACTTAAAGATAAATATGAACTTTGTGAAGATGGTTTTATACAAAGAACTTACAATGGTTCTGCATTAGAAGGATACAACATTAACAAAAAACATTATAGAGATCAATTATTTAGTCAATTCAATACTAATAATTATAATGATTCTGGGTATTTAAACTTTCGATTTTTAGTGAATTGCGAAGGTAATGCTGGATGGTTTGAAATTATTGAAATGAATTTAGACCTAGAGGAAACACCTCTTAATAAAGATTTAGTAGATGAATTACTAACCTTTACTTCAAACTCAAAACACTGGAATATTTTAAAATATCCAAAAAATAATAAGCCATACAATTATTACAATTACATCTCATACAGAATAGAAAATGGAAAAATCACTCAAATCATACCTTAGTTTATGTTGCTTACTAGTGATTTTTTCTTGCAGAAATGACGCTAGCTTAAACGCTTCTGAAAAAATAACACTTGCAGAAGAAACTTATAAAGCTGCAATTCAATTTAGGCAAGGCTCTACTGCATTTCAAAATGGCATTGCAGAGGCTGTTGCAATAGATCCAACTTACGAACCTGGTGTTTATGAGCTATCTGTTGCCGACTTAAAAAGAGGCTTACCTCACAAATGGTTACCACAATACAATAAAGCAGTAGAACTCGATTCTGTAACTAGAATTCCATGGCGTGGCTATCTTTATTTATGGTTTTATAGAGATTATAAAAAAGCAATCGCAGATTTTGATGCTAGTGATGTATTAACACCAGATTTTATAGATGCTCCACAAGGACACAGTGTAGATTATTGGAGAGGTATTGCTTATTTAGGTTTAAACGATTTTAAAAACTCTAACGCTTATTTTGAAAAACACATCGCTAAAGAAACCAAAGAATTTGGTGAAGATTACGTTGACATTACAGCATTCCTATATAATGGCATTGCTTATTTTGAGGCAGGTAATTATGAAAAGGCACTTTTAAATCTCGACAAACAATTAGAATACTCTCGTAACCTCAGCGCAGATGCTAAATATTATAAATCACAAATTTTTATAGCTGAAGGCAAAAACAAAAAAGCTTTAGAAACAATAAATGAAGCCATAGACGATTTTAACGAAGGTTATAATAACAAGCGCGCCTACGTAGAGACCTTGAGACAAATTTATCCTCAAGATTTAACAGACCTCAAATTTAAAATTGAAAATCTCTAAATACTTTTAATATTAAAATCCTGCTTCTTGCAGGATTTTTTGTTACTTTGATATAAGTAACCAATCATGCCAAAAAGAACACTTCTAAAACGCTTTTTAATTTGGAAATACAAACACATTTCCGAAAAAAACTTCACCTTTATACTAAGTGCATTAGTTGGTTTATTAGCTGGATTAGCAGCAGTGACACTTAAAAATATTACGTTTACAATAGAAACGCTTCTTGCTAAAGGTATTGTGTTTTCTCAAAATCAGTTGTATTTTATACTGCCTGTAATTGGCTTATTATTAGTGTATTTATTTGTGAAATATGTAAGTAAAAAACCTATTGAACATGCTATTCCTTCTATTCTATTTTCGCTTACACGAAAAAGTGGGTTTTTAAAACGCTCAAAAATTTACTTTCCTTTAATTGCTGCTCCTTTAACTGTTGGCTTTGGAGGGTCGGTTGGTTTGCTTGGTCCTGCAGTAGCATCAGGTGCTGCTATAAGCTCTAACTTAGGTAAACTATTTCATATCAATAGAAAAACAAGAACATTACTTATTGGTTGCGCTGCAGCTGGAGCAATTTCTTCTATTTTTAAATCGCCAATTGCTGCTATTATTTTTGCTGTAGAAGTCTTTAGTCTAGATTTAACTTTTGTTTCTTTATTACCATTACTTATAGCATCAGTCTCATCTGTAATTACTTCTTATTTCTTTTTAGGAGACGATTTATTATTTAACTTTAATTTTTCAGATAAATTTCAGATAAAAGATATTCTCTTCTATGCAGTTTTAGGTATCGGAACAGGCTTTGCTTCTATTTATTTTACTAAAATGTATTTTGCTATTCTTAAGTTTTTCGAGCGCTTTAAGACTCCTTTTCAGCGATTAATTATTGGTGGTTTAGCTATTGGTATCATGCTTTATTTTATCCCACCTTTGTATGGTGAAGGTTTTGGTTTTATAAACAATTTACTTGCAGGAAATCATATTCAGGCTTTAGGCAAAACACCTTTTGATGCTTTTAATGATAATATTTGGGTGGTTATTGCTCTTCTTATTGGCATTACTGTTTTTAAAGCCGTTGCAATGACCACAACTTTTGCTGCTGGTGGTGTTGGTGGTATATTTATTCCAACAATGGTTATGGGAAGCGCTCTTGGCAACGCAGTTGCAAAAGTGATAAACAATATCGGTTTAGGGTTTAATGTTAGCGAAACCAACTTTACTTTAATTGGTATGGCTGGATTAATTGCTGGTGTTTTACATGCACCATTAACTGCTATTTTCTTAATTGCTGAGATTACTGGTGGTTACGAATTATTTATACCATTAATGATTGCTGTTGGTATTTCTTTCAGCATTAAAAAAAGTGCAATAGATTACACTATTTACACTAGAGAACTTGCTGAAAAAGGACAACTTTTAACTCATGATAAAGACCAAAATGTTTTAACATTAATGACTTTAGAATCTATAATCGAAAGTCGTTTTTCTAAACTACATCCAAAAATGACACTTGGAGAAATGCTTCACGAAGGTGTTGCTAAATCGACTAGAAACTTATTTCCGGTTGTAGACGAAGACGGTAAATTATCTGGAATTATTTTACTTGATGATGTGCGAGATATCATGTTCGATCAATCGCTTTATAATTCGACTTTGGTTGAGTCTTTAATGCATAATCCTCCAGATAAAATTATTTATGAAAAAGATTCTATGCAAATAGTTATGCAAAAATTTCAAGACTCTGGAGCATGGAATTTACCGGTAATAAAAAATGAAAAGTATATTGGCTTCGTTTCAAAATCAAAACTACTTACAGCTTATAGAAGACAATTAATTAATGCTTCTTCTTAATCTTAAATTTGATTAGTTTTGCAATGGCTTAACTATTCCATAAAATTTAAGCAAACACCAAAGTGAATGCACCATTTTTAAGATAAAAACATATTATAAAATGAAATATATTATCTGGTTTTTCTTTATTGTTTCTTTAGCCTCAATAGCTTCTGGTTATGCTTTAGACGTTTCTTATTCACAAAAATTAATAGGTTATGGTGTATTAGGTTTCTTTTTTATTGTAATCCCTTTATTTTCATGGTATAGTTGGAAAGACAAAAACCCTAGAGATTATTTATTAAATAAAGAAAATCTTGATAAAATGCGTGAACGAGAAAACAGAAAAAAAGAATAACGGTATTTTAGTTGTTATTTTCAGTCTTACTCATTACACAATGACCTGTATTAGTTTAGGTTTCTTCTTTCTATAAAAAAACGCTTCATTAGTTTTGAAGCTTCTTCCTCAAGAATTCCTCCTTCAATTTTAGTTTTAGGATGCAGCTTAGTCTTTAAATTAATACAACCACGATCCTCGTCTCTAGCAGCATAAACTATTTTAGAAATCTGACTCCAATACAAAGCACCTGCACACATCTGGCAAGGTTCTAAGGTTACATATAATGTGCAGTTTTTTAGATATTTGCCACCTAAAAAATTAGCAGCTGCTGTAATAGCTTGCATTTCTGCATGTGCAGTAACATCGTTTAAAAGCTCTGTAAGGTTATGTGCTCTGGCAATTATTCTATCTTCAATTACAATAACAGCACCAACAGGAATTTCACCTTTTTCAAAAGCTTCTTCGGCTTCTTGTAATGCTTTTTGCATGAAGTATTTATCGTCGTATGGTTTTATCATTCTATAAAAATACGATTTCAAATTAAATAATACGCTTCGGCAAGAATTTTGATAATTATAACAAAAGCTCTTAACCATGAAAAAATATTTCTCTATTAAAATTCCAGAGCCATGTCACGAAGGCTGGGAAACAATGTCTCCAAAAGGCAAAGGTCGTTATTGTAGCTCATGTTCAAAAACAGTAGTTGATTTTTCTAAAATGGATGTGTCAGAAATTCAAGATTTTTTAGTTAAAAAAAAAGACAAAAGTATCTGCGGACATATTAGCCAAACAAAGTTAGATTCTATAAATATTAGAATTCCGTTAAGTTTAATTCAGCAAAATCATAATGTCTACAAATCATTCTTTTTTGTAATTTTAATTGTAATGGGAACATCGTTATTTAGTTGTAATTCTAAAAATGAAAAACCACAAAAAATTGATAGTATTGAAATAATAGATACTAAAAAAATGAAGTTGTTGATGTTTTGGGTTTTATAGAATCTACAAAAAGAATAGATAGCGTAATTAAATACCAAAAACCTAAAAAAGAAATTATTACTATAGGAAAAGTAATTACTGTAGATGGTGATATGATACTTGAAGAACATTCACCTACCGAACTTTATCCAGTATACATTGTAGATGAATACCCTGAATTTAAAGAAACTACTTCAAAATTATCAAAAGAAGAAAATAAAAAGCAATTTCAATCTCAATTAAATCAATTTGTTAAAAACAATTTTAAGAAAACAGTAGTTGATAGTCTAGAGTTAATAGTAAAGCAAAAAATATATGTAGATTTTGAAATCACAAATACTGGTAATATAATTATTAAACGAACAAGAGCATATTATCCAGAATTAGAAAAAGAAGCCGAACGTGTTTTAAAAAAGCTCCCAAAATTAATGCCTGCTAGAAAAGATGGAAAAGCGGTTTCTGTAAGCTACATTTTACCTATAATATTTAATATTGAAGAATAAATACAATTATTAAATATCGTAGTTTTGTTAAGTGAAACAAAAATTACTTCAACATATAAACTACCCAAAAGATTTACGTCTTTTAAAACAAGAGCAGTTACCTGAATTAGCTCAAGAATTACGTGAGTTTATTATAAACATAGTAGCTACTAAAGAAGGTCATTTAGGCGCTAGTTTAGGTGTGGTAGATTTAACTATTGCCTTACATTTTGTGTTTAACACACCAAAAGATCAATTGGTTTGGGATGTTGGCCATCAAGCTTACGGTCATAAAATTTTAACTGGTAGAAGAGAAAGTTTTGACACCAATAGACAATATGGTGGTTTAAGTGGATTTCCAAATAGATTAGAAAGTGAATACGATGCTTTTGGTGTTGGACATTCCTCTACATCTATTTCTGCTGCTCTAGGAATGGCTATTGCAACACAGCTAAAAGGGGACTTAAAAACCCAGCATATTGCTGTTATTGGAGATGCTTCCATTGCAAGCGGAATGGCTTTTGAAGGTCTAAATCATGCTGGAGTTACAGATGCTAATTTACTAGTTATATTAAACGATAATGCCATTGGTATTGACCCAAGTGTTGGTGCTTTAAAACAATATTTAACTAACGTTAAAAAAGGGACTCAAAAGCAAGATAATATTTTTGAGGCCTTAAATTTTGATTATTCTGGACCAATAGATGGTCATGATTTACCGCTTTTAATTAACGAATTAGAAAGATTAAAAAAGGTAAAAGGACCAAAATTTTTACACGTTATTACTACAAAAGGAAAAGGTTTACGTCAAGCGGAAGAAAACCAGGTTACTTATCATGCTCCAGGGAAATTTAATAAGGATACTGGAGAATTAATTCCAAAACCAGAACTAAAACAGCCTCCAAAATATCAAGATGTTTTTGGACACACTATTGTTGAATTAGCAAAGCAGAACGATAAAATTATTGGAATTACACCAGCAATGCCAACTGGTAGCTCTTTAAAATACATGATGGAGCAAATTCCTGAACGCGCTTTCGATGTTGGTATAGCTGAACAACATGCAGTAACTTTTGCAGCAGGATTAGCAACACAAGGCATGGTACCGTTTTGTAATATTTACTCTACATTTTTACAACGTGCTTACGATCAAGTAATACATGATGTAGCATTACAAAACTTACCGGTAATTTTCTGTTTAGATCGTGCTGGTTTAGTTGGTGAAGATGGAGCTACACATCATGGTGTTTTTGACTTGGCTTACTTGAGATGCATTCCAAACCTTATTATTTTCGCGCCTAGAAATGAAATTGAATTACGTAACATTATGTACACTGCTCAGCTAGGTTTAGATCATCCTATTGCTATTAGATACCCAAGAGGAAGAGGACAAATTTTAGATTGGAGACAACCGTTTTCTAAAATTGAAATTGGGAAAGGACTTTGCCTTATAAAAGGAACAAAAACAGCCATTCTTTCTATTGGTAGTATTGCTAAAAATGTGACTGATGCTTTAGATTTATTAGAAGACACATCTACATTTTCACATTATGATATGTGTTTTGTTAAACCTTTAGATTTAACAATGCTTCAGAATATATTTAATACTCATGAAACAATTATTTCTATTGAAGATGGTGCAATAACCGGTGGTTTTGGAAGTGCAATTGCAGAATTTTCAGCAAAGTACAACTACAAAAATAAATTAATATTAAAAGGTGTTCCTGATACTTTTACAGAACATGGAACGGTTTTAGAATTGCAACAATCTCTGCATCTAGACTCAAAAAATCTAAGTTTGTTTCTAAAAAAAATGACAGACTAAATATTTAGTCTGCCATTTAATAATATAAGTTACTTATTTCTTAGTTTGTACTAAACGACCAAACTTGTCCAATGCTTTTAACACCATTATTATCTTTAGTATCTATTCTCCAATAATAAGTTGTTGCTGCTACTGTTGTTACATCAAAAGTAGAAGCTGCAACATCTAATTGTACTTGAGCTGGATCTGTAGTATCTCCAAAATACAAATCATAAGTTAATGTATCACTTGCATCTACATCACTTCCAGACCAATCTAAGGTTGTTGTTCCTGCACTAAAAACAGCATCTAAAGCTGGAGCGTTTAAAGACGCTGCAAATGGAGCATGATTTGATACACCATCTCCTTCAGTATAAAAAGCAAAAGTTTGAGAAGCTGTTGCTTCATCTTCACTATCAAAAGCGACTACATTCCAATAATAAGCAGTTCCATTTTGTAATGTTACTGTTCTACTGGTTGCTGTAGTTGTAATTTGCTCTACAATATTTGTTTGATTTCTATCTAGTGCAATTGTTAATCTATAATTAATAGTGTCTCCATCTACGTCTGTTGCTGCAGACCAAGTAAACTCTATAGTGCTATCTATACAAAGTAAATCTGAACTTGGGTAAGTTAGTGCACCTACTGCTGTAGGTGCTGTATTAGGCTCTGGCGTAGGTGCTACAGCTGCAGTTCCACCACCATCATCATCACTACCGCAAGAAGTAATTAAAACAAATACAAATAGTATTACTGGTAATAATTTTATTTTCTTAATCATATCTTTTATTTTTTAATAATTCTTATAACTTCTGGAGTATCTAAATTCAGTTTAATAAAATATATTCCTGAGTTTAAATTAGCAAAAGGAACATCTAAAGAATTAGAGTTGTTTTTTATGTAGTTTTTATTGATAACTAACTTCCCATTTACATCATAAACCTGAACACTAATTTCAGATTGCGTAACAGTGTTTGGTAATGTTATTTTAAGATTGTTAATAACTGGGTTTGGACTCGCTACAATGTTTAAAGCATTTTCAATAGTTGCTTTAAAAGTTCCTTCACAAGCTTTAGCTGTTTTAATTTCTAATGCTCCAGAACCTATTAGTTCTAAATCAAAAGTTGGATCACTTGTTATTGTTATTACCTCATCGTTAAATAAAACAGTATATGGTGCTGTACCTCTACTAACATCTACAGAAGTAATATTAGAACCATCATTATTATTTACAATTTGTAAATCAATAACATCTGCGGCTTCTATATTAATCTCAAAACATTGTTCGAATGTTGTTCCATTAACAGCAACACAAACAGTGTAAGAACCTACTGCAATGTTTTCAAAAGAATAACTTGATGTTACTTGCTCTGAAAGGTTTAAACCATTACCAACAACAGTTGCTGTATAAGTAACATACGTCTCGTTAGCATTAACTATTATTTTACCATTGTTTTCTCCTGTACAAGTTTCAGAAATAACTTCTAAAGAAATATTATCTGCATTAGTGTAACTAGTATCGCAAATATCTCCTATTCCATTTCC includes these proteins:
- a CDS encoding 1-deoxy-D-xylulose-5-phosphate synthase → MKQKLLQHINYPKDLRLLKQEQLPELAQELREFIINIVATKEGHLGASLGVVDLTIALHFVFNTPKDQLVWDVGHQAYGHKILTGRRESFDTNRQYGGLSGFPNRLESEYDAFGVGHSSTSISAALGMAIATQLKGDLKTQHIAVIGDASIASGMAFEGLNHAGVTDANLLVILNDNAIGIDPSVGALKQYLTNVKKGTQKQDNIFEALNFDYSGPIDGHDLPLLINELERLKKVKGPKFLHVITTKGKGLRQAEENQVTYHAPGKFNKDTGELIPKPELKQPPKYQDVFGHTIVELAKQNDKIIGITPAMPTGSSLKYMMEQIPERAFDVGIAEQHAVTFAAGLATQGMVPFCNIYSTFLQRAYDQVIHDVALQNLPVIFCLDRAGLVGEDGATHHGVFDLAYLRCIPNLIIFAPRNEIELRNIMYTAQLGLDHPIAIRYPRGRGQILDWRQPFSKIEIGKGLCLIKGTKTAILSIGSIAKNVTDALDLLEDTSTFSHYDMCFVKPLDLTMLQNIFNTHETIISIEDGAITGGFGSAIAEFSAKYNYKNKLILKGVPDTFTEHGTVLELQQSLHLDSKNLSLFLKKMTD